A single Corallococcus exiguus DNA region contains:
- a CDS encoding helix-turn-helix transcriptional regulator has protein sequence MGKARKFLSHEQALVAELKEALGNARTLEDVYEALSRALLSLCEADHLAVGCANPDGTAGVQWKTDTVHPLLKDYAEWVQEDFVFRATVAQPNLVLSDVQMLRGQPLVETETFRRSQGAGLKLKRVLASLLFTEQDLKGGVAMYRESSRPFTLRAQWFLQQIIPYISRAVARLQELYAVRFERDLLKAIAMGANPVLVLNSLGRKVADTGPAIPLLEQWFAPHELSDGVPRAWAERVRALSRFDVAVDPRLESLTLERGADRLDVTFSPSAVSWGGRNLWQVRMHERVHWLRPDWKEKLTAQESRVADCLHEGLANKEISSRLGCSVETVKVHIKSLFEKTGIHSRGEFVAKGRRG, from the coding sequence ATGGGCAAGGCGCGGAAGTTCCTGTCGCATGAGCAGGCGTTGGTCGCGGAGCTGAAGGAAGCGCTGGGCAACGCCCGGACGCTGGAGGACGTCTACGAGGCCCTCTCCCGGGCGCTCCTCTCGCTCTGTGAGGCGGACCACCTGGCGGTGGGTTGCGCGAATCCGGATGGGACTGCGGGGGTGCAGTGGAAGACGGACACCGTCCACCCCCTCCTCAAGGATTACGCGGAATGGGTGCAGGAGGACTTCGTCTTCCGCGCCACGGTGGCGCAGCCCAACCTGGTGCTCAGCGACGTCCAGATGCTGCGGGGGCAGCCGCTGGTGGAGACGGAGACCTTCCGGCGCAGCCAGGGCGCGGGGCTGAAGCTCAAGCGCGTGCTGGCGTCACTCCTCTTCACGGAGCAGGACCTGAAGGGCGGCGTCGCGATGTACCGGGAATCCTCCCGGCCCTTCACGCTCCGGGCGCAGTGGTTCCTTCAGCAGATCATCCCGTACATCTCCCGGGCGGTGGCGCGGCTCCAGGAGCTCTACGCCGTCCGCTTCGAGCGGGACCTGCTGAAGGCCATCGCGATGGGCGCGAACCCGGTGCTGGTGCTCAACAGCCTGGGGCGGAAGGTGGCGGACACGGGGCCGGCCATTCCGCTGCTGGAGCAGTGGTTCGCGCCCCACGAGCTCAGCGACGGGGTTCCCCGCGCCTGGGCGGAGCGGGTGAGGGCGCTGTCCCGCTTCGATGTCGCGGTGGATCCACGGCTGGAGTCCCTCACGCTGGAGCGCGGCGCGGACCGGCTGGACGTGACGTTCAGTCCCTCCGCCGTCAGCTGGGGGGGCCGCAACCTGTGGCAGGTGCGCATGCACGAGCGGGTCCACTGGCTGCGTCCGGACTGGAAGGAGAAGCTCACCGCCCAGGAGTCACGCGTGGCGGATTGTCTTCACGAGGGGCTGGCGAACAAGGAGATCTCCTCCCGGTTGGGGTGCTCCGTGGAGACGGTGAAGGTCCACATCAAGTCGCTGTTCGAGAAGACCGGCATCCACAGCCGCGGGGAGTTCGTCGCCAAGGGCCGCCGCGGGTAG
- a CDS encoding glycoside hydrolase family protein, with protein MRPSLRIPVALSLAVLLSPLVACDPAAGEPSKPDDQTPGVTKSAKRGLGYGYHSAEDLKALSPGMSWWYNWSPKPESGAASVYVSEKVSFVPMAWGGTPTVAQLESEIPAGAQVLLGFNEPNFKSQANKTPRQAAALWPVLEEVARRKGLKLVSPAVNYCGDCVSEDGVTFTDPVVYLDAFFKACANCQVDAIAIHWYACDLSALKWYVGKFKKYNKPLWLTEFACGDRPHNEITVDVQKKYMVDAIGYLETEPSIERYAWFSGRNNEIPSINLLGASGELTELGRLYVTLAAGTAQPSP; from the coding sequence ATGCGCCCCTCCCTCCGGATCCCCGTCGCGCTGTCCCTGGCCGTCCTGCTGTCGCCGCTCGTGGCGTGCGACCCCGCGGCCGGGGAGCCCTCAAAGCCAGATGATCAAACGCCCGGCGTGACGAAGAGCGCGAAGCGGGGCCTCGGGTATGGCTATCACTCGGCGGAGGACCTGAAGGCGCTCTCCCCGGGGATGAGCTGGTGGTACAACTGGTCGCCCAAGCCGGAGAGCGGCGCGGCCAGCGTCTACGTCTCGGAGAAGGTCTCCTTCGTGCCCATGGCCTGGGGCGGCACGCCCACGGTGGCCCAGCTGGAGTCGGAGATTCCGGCGGGCGCGCAGGTCCTGCTGGGATTCAACGAGCCCAACTTCAAGTCGCAGGCGAACAAGACGCCCCGCCAGGCCGCGGCGCTCTGGCCCGTGCTGGAGGAGGTGGCCCGCCGCAAGGGACTCAAGCTGGTGTCCCCGGCGGTGAACTACTGCGGCGACTGCGTGTCGGAGGACGGCGTCACCTTCACCGACCCCGTGGTGTACCTGGATGCCTTCTTCAAGGCCTGCGCGAACTGTCAGGTGGATGCCATTGCCATCCATTGGTACGCGTGCGACCTGAGCGCGCTCAAGTGGTACGTGGGGAAGTTCAAGAAGTACAACAAGCCGCTCTGGCTGACGGAGTTCGCGTGCGGCGATCGGCCGCACAACGAAATCACCGTGGACGTGCAGAAGAAGTACATGGTGGATGCCATTGGCTATCTGGAGACGGAGCCCTCCATCGAGCGCTACGCGTGGTTCTCCGGCCGCAACAATGAAATCCCCTCCATCAACCTGCTGGGCGCCTCGGGTGAGCTGACCGAGCTGGGCCGCCTGTACGTCACGCTCGCCGCCGGGACCGCGCAGCCGTCACCCTGA
- a CDS encoding TAXI family TRAP transporter solute-binding subunit produces MKTDTLKAQLKRTLRRDLWIAVAPATLLIAVAFAVTFYFVKPAPPKTLVMALAPEEGGFNYMAKRYQKFLAQHGVTLELRNTKGSVGSVALLSAEDSGVDIAFAQSGTTGGKGQEVPEHVASLGSLSYVPLWVFYRGEPVDDVRGLQGKRIAVGPEESGTRALAMTLLQANKVDTAPTELLPLDRDAAIDALTQGKVDAVFLVSMAESPRIQKLAAVKDVRLLSFNRAEAYTRRYPYLSRHVLPRGVFDFAKDVPDQDVVLLSPNALLLAKDTLHPALAYLLMRAASEIHGSAGILDKTGEFPAPLAAGFALSSEAKRYYASGVPLLQRYLPFWAANLVDRLWVMLVPIIAVVVPLGRAVPAVFLWRVRSRIHRWYARLKEIEIQLEEDPDQEMLQAMLKRLEEAEREVNRIAVPIAYAENLYFFREHVDVVRRRLTRRLAGAPEHKDGHPLQMPA; encoded by the coding sequence ATGAAGACGGACACGTTGAAGGCGCAGCTCAAGCGCACGTTGCGGCGCGACCTGTGGATCGCCGTCGCTCCCGCGACGCTGCTCATCGCGGTGGCGTTCGCGGTGACGTTCTATTTCGTCAAGCCCGCGCCGCCCAAGACCCTGGTGATGGCGTTGGCGCCGGAAGAGGGCGGCTTCAACTACATGGCGAAGCGCTACCAGAAATTCCTCGCGCAGCACGGGGTGACGCTGGAGCTGCGCAACACGAAGGGCTCCGTGGGCAGCGTGGCGCTGCTCAGCGCGGAGGACAGCGGGGTGGACATCGCCTTCGCGCAGAGCGGCACCACCGGTGGCAAGGGCCAGGAGGTGCCGGAGCACGTGGCGTCGCTGGGGAGCCTCTCCTACGTGCCGCTGTGGGTCTTCTACCGGGGCGAGCCCGTGGACGACGTGCGCGGCCTTCAGGGCAAGCGCATCGCGGTGGGGCCCGAGGAGAGCGGCACGCGCGCGCTGGCGATGACGCTGCTCCAGGCGAACAAGGTGGACACGGCGCCCACGGAGTTGCTGCCGTTGGACCGGGACGCGGCCATCGACGCGCTGACGCAGGGCAAGGTGGACGCGGTGTTCCTGGTGTCGATGGCGGAGTCGCCGCGCATCCAGAAACTGGCCGCGGTGAAGGACGTGCGCCTCTTGAGCTTCAATCGCGCGGAGGCGTACACGCGCCGCTATCCGTACCTGTCACGCCACGTGCTGCCGCGGGGCGTGTTCGACTTCGCCAAGGACGTGCCGGACCAGGACGTGGTGCTGCTTTCTCCCAATGCGCTGCTGCTGGCGAAGGACACGCTGCACCCGGCGCTCGCATACTTGCTGATGCGCGCGGCCAGTGAGATCCACGGCTCGGCGGGCATCCTGGACAAGACGGGCGAGTTCCCCGCGCCGCTCGCGGCGGGCTTCGCGCTGAGCAGCGAGGCGAAGCGCTACTACGCGTCGGGCGTTCCGCTGCTGCAGCGCTACCTGCCCTTCTGGGCGGCGAACCTGGTGGACCGGCTGTGGGTGATGCTGGTGCCCATCATCGCGGTGGTGGTGCCGCTGGGGCGCGCGGTGCCCGCGGTGTTCCTGTGGCGGGTCCGCTCGCGCATCCACCGGTGGTACGCGCGGCTGAAGGAGATTGAAATCCAGCTGGAGGAGGACCCGGACCAGGAGATGCTCCAGGCCATGCTCAAGCGGTTGGAGGAAGCCGAGCGCGAGGTGAATCGCATCGCGGTGCCCATCGCCTACGCGGAGAACCTGTACTTCTTCCGCGAGCACGTGGACGTCGTGCGCCGCCGGCTCACCCGCAGACTCGCGGGCGCGCCCGAGCACAAGGACGGGCACCCATTGCAGATGCCGGCGTGA
- a CDS encoding TerB family tellurite resistance protein yields MAAPLPPEAQFHIEVIKLLLQVATSDDRVTREEIDSIIDTARGFSVPLTELSALTRCLQEGHPLPPPNLGILREDPRAVLDAVHTLIAGDGHVHESEIAMARQIRELLGIAP; encoded by the coding sequence ATGGCCGCCCCGCTGCCCCCTGAAGCCCAGTTCCATATCGAGGTCATCAAGCTCCTGCTCCAGGTGGCCACCAGCGACGACCGCGTCACCCGCGAGGAGATTGATTCCATCATCGACACCGCGCGCGGCTTCAGCGTGCCCCTGACGGAGCTCAGCGCCCTCACCCGCTGCCTCCAGGAGGGCCATCCGCTCCCGCCGCCGAACCTGGGCATCTTGCGCGAGGACCCCAGGGCCGTCCTCGACGCCGTCCACACGCTCATCGCCGGCGACGGCCACGTGCACGAGTCGGAGATCGCCATGGCCCGGCAGATCCGCGAGCTGCTCGGCATCGCGCCCTGA
- a CDS encoding alpha/beta hydrolase, whose product MSTKQYRVRWGRIAALGLALGALGTGGFTATRGLRTAQALLHPARVPVTRPSGPDALPGLEDVSFEAAGRKLQGWYVPSRDGTAVVLVHGFADNRTRLLFEARVLSEAGHGVLLFDLHGQGESEGDAIGWGDSEREDVRAALAFVRARPDVTPGRVGLFGFSMGGTAALLVAQEDARVKAVAAVGAFPDLAGDMGSHYGLSTWAVLWGLRRSGIDVDAVRPVDGMCRLEGRPLLLINGGSDPDGPQKLDGRLYRAACKPREQWLVPQAAHGEYARKDPEGYARHLRDFFARAL is encoded by the coding sequence GTGTCCACGAAGCAGTACCGCGTCCGCTGGGGTCGCATCGCCGCGCTGGGGCTCGCCCTGGGCGCGCTGGGTACGGGCGGCTTCACGGCGACGCGAGGCCTTCGCACGGCCCAGGCGCTGTTGCACCCGGCGCGCGTCCCGGTGACGCGGCCCTCCGGCCCGGACGCGCTGCCGGGCCTGGAGGACGTGTCCTTCGAGGCCGCGGGGCGGAAGCTCCAGGGGTGGTATGTCCCATCGCGCGACGGGACGGCGGTGGTGCTGGTGCACGGCTTCGCGGACAACCGCACGCGGCTCCTCTTCGAAGCCCGGGTGCTGTCGGAGGCGGGGCACGGCGTCCTGCTCTTCGACCTGCACGGCCAGGGCGAAAGCGAAGGCGACGCGATTGGCTGGGGCGACAGCGAGCGCGAGGACGTGCGCGCGGCCCTGGCCTTCGTGCGGGCCCGGCCGGACGTCACCCCGGGGCGCGTGGGCCTGTTTGGATTTTCCATGGGCGGGACGGCGGCCCTGCTGGTGGCGCAGGAGGACGCGCGGGTGAAGGCGGTGGCGGCGGTGGGAGCGTTCCCGGACCTGGCGGGGGACATGGGCTCCCACTACGGCCTGAGCACCTGGGCGGTGCTGTGGGGGCTGCGCCGTTCCGGCATCGACGTGGACGCCGTGCGGCCCGTGGACGGCATGTGCCGCCTGGAAGGCCGGCCGCTGCTGCTCATCAACGGCGGCAGCGACCCGGACGGCCCCCAGAAGCTGGACGGCCGCCTCTACCGCGCCGCCTGCAAGCCCCGCGAGCAGTGGCTGGTGCCCCAAGCAGCCCACGGCGAGTACGCCCGGAAGGACCCCGAAGGCTACGCCCGCCACCTGCGCGACTTCTTCGCCCGCGCCCTCTGA
- a CDS encoding TIGR01777 family oxidoreductase — MKVVIPGGTGQVGALLARAFIARGDDVVLISRGGRGEARTVSWDGRTLGDWAKEVDGADAVINLAGRSVNCRYSEENLRQMMDSRVDSTRVVGQAIQQAAKPPRVWLQMSTATLYAHRMDAPNDEATGLIGGNEPGVPAYWKRSIDIALAWERTLAEANTPHTRKVALRTAMVMSPDKEGIFDVLLGLTRRGLGGPAGSGRQYVSWIHGQDFVRAVQLLLERDDLDGPVNLAAPNPLPQRELMAKLREAAHVSVGLPAAKWMLEVGAFFMRTDTELLLKSRRVVPGRLLDAGFTFEYPDWGTAVTNLVERWRAGSGPVRS; from the coding sequence ATGAAGGTCGTGATTCCGGGTGGCACGGGACAGGTGGGCGCCCTGCTGGCGCGGGCGTTCATCGCGCGAGGGGATGACGTCGTCCTCATCAGCCGGGGAGGCCGGGGCGAGGCGCGCACGGTGTCCTGGGACGGACGCACCCTGGGTGATTGGGCGAAGGAGGTGGATGGCGCCGACGCGGTCATCAACCTGGCGGGACGCAGCGTGAACTGCCGCTACTCGGAGGAGAACCTGCGCCAGATGATGGACTCGCGGGTGGACTCCACGCGGGTGGTGGGCCAGGCCATCCAGCAGGCCGCGAAGCCGCCGCGCGTGTGGCTGCAGATGAGCACCGCGACGCTGTACGCGCACCGGATGGACGCGCCCAACGACGAGGCCACCGGGCTCATTGGCGGGAACGAGCCGGGCGTGCCCGCGTACTGGAAGCGCAGCATCGACATCGCGCTGGCGTGGGAGCGCACGCTGGCGGAAGCCAACACGCCCCACACGCGCAAGGTGGCGCTGCGCACCGCGATGGTGATGAGCCCGGACAAGGAGGGCATCTTCGACGTGCTCCTGGGCCTGACGCGCCGGGGGCTGGGCGGCCCCGCGGGCAGTGGGCGGCAGTACGTGTCGTGGATCCACGGCCAGGACTTCGTGCGCGCGGTGCAGCTGCTGCTGGAGCGCGACGACCTGGACGGGCCGGTGAACCTGGCCGCGCCGAATCCCCTGCCCCAGCGAGAGCTGATGGCGAAGCTGCGCGAGGCGGCGCACGTGAGCGTGGGGCTGCCGGCGGCGAAGTGGATGCTGGAGGTGGGCGCGTTCTTCATGCGCACGGACACGGAGCTGCTGCTCAAGAGCCGCCGCGTGGTGCCTGGCCGGCTGCTGGACGCGGGATTCACCTTCGAATATCCCGACTGGGGGACCGCCGTGACGAACCTCGTCGAGCGCTGGCGCGCCGGGAGCGGGCCCGTCCGGAGCTGA
- a CDS encoding endonuclease I family protein: MIIPSRPLSATRPSTNSASATTSTARIIPKAFSSVSTFESGASAKKAPTTPTTPVPAPQVPVEDVPPKSDPRYDGLKDQALINALHDAVSKHKNLGYDQARKIIFTTLDNHDGVVACVYTGKEVKTNKIPSSNVMNTEHTWPQSKGATGAAKADLHHLFPTDSKANSVRGNYPFGTVTKVKWEENGAKFGTDAQGRTVFEPPDAHKGNVARALFYFSTVYNKDIPPQDEAVLKEWNKLDKVDAAEIARNDAIETYQQNRNPFVDDASLADRIADF; the protein is encoded by the coding sequence ATGATCATCCCGTCCCGCCCGCTCTCCGCGACCCGCCCCTCGACGAACTCCGCGTCGGCCACGACTTCCACGGCCCGTATCATCCCGAAGGCGTTCTCTTCGGTCTCCACGTTCGAGTCCGGAGCGTCGGCGAAGAAGGCCCCGACGACGCCCACGACGCCGGTTCCCGCGCCGCAGGTGCCGGTGGAGGACGTGCCGCCCAAGTCGGATCCGCGCTACGACGGGCTGAAGGACCAGGCGCTGATCAACGCCCTGCATGACGCGGTCAGCAAGCACAAGAACCTGGGCTACGACCAGGCGCGGAAGATCATCTTCACCACCCTGGACAACCACGACGGCGTCGTCGCGTGCGTCTACACGGGCAAGGAAGTGAAGACGAACAAGATTCCCAGCAGCAACGTGATGAACACCGAGCACACCTGGCCCCAGTCCAAGGGCGCCACGGGCGCGGCGAAGGCGGACCTGCACCACCTGTTCCCCACGGACAGCAAGGCCAACTCGGTCCGGGGCAACTACCCGTTCGGCACGGTGACGAAGGTGAAGTGGGAGGAGAACGGCGCCAAGTTCGGCACCGACGCGCAGGGCCGCACCGTCTTCGAGCCGCCGGACGCGCACAAGGGCAACGTGGCGCGCGCGCTGTTCTACTTCTCCACGGTATACAACAAGGACATCCCGCCGCAGGACGAGGCCGTGCTCAAGGAGTGGAACAAGCTGGACAAGGTGGACGCCGCGGAGATCGCGCGCAACGACGCCATCGAGACCTACCAGCAGAACCGCAACCCCTTCGTGGACGACGCGTCACTGGCAGACCGCATCGCGGACTTCTAG
- a CDS encoding MBL fold metallo-hydrolase, giving the protein MPTVSDSARSAGLRLERSRASRQFEGHGFRNTAPVGAGLQGNALPLLGEYFFGGAQRTPPAPLPVDDPRGAWTRAPDTGLRVTWLGHSTMLLEVDGARVLTDPVFGERVSPVSFAGPKRFHATPVALDALPDLDAVLVSHDHFDHLCRSTIRALAQRRVPFVTALGVGRHLESFGVAPELITELDWWEEHRVGPAAFRATPSQHFSGRGLGDRNKTLWASWVLTTDKHRLFFSGDTGLTTEFEEIGRRCGPFDLVMLEVGAFHPSWGGIHLGPENALKAHAMLGGGTLMPVHWGTFNLALHAWDEPVETLVKLATEQQVRLFTPGLGRSLEPSRVEGVTPWWRDVGEPRLVAPAGAVT; this is encoded by the coding sequence ATGCCCACCGTCAGCGACAGCGCGCGCAGCGCGGGACTCCGCCTCGAACGCAGCCGGGCCTCCCGTCAGTTCGAGGGTCACGGCTTCCGCAACACCGCCCCCGTGGGGGCCGGCCTCCAGGGGAACGCGCTGCCCCTGCTGGGCGAATACTTCTTCGGAGGCGCGCAGCGCACGCCGCCCGCGCCGCTGCCGGTGGATGATCCGCGCGGCGCCTGGACCCGCGCGCCGGACACCGGCCTGCGCGTCACCTGGCTGGGCCACAGCACGATGCTGCTGGAGGTGGATGGGGCGCGCGTGCTGACCGACCCCGTCTTCGGCGAGCGGGTCTCGCCCGTGTCCTTCGCGGGCCCCAAGCGCTTCCACGCCACGCCTGTTGCACTGGACGCGCTGCCGGACCTGGACGCGGTGCTGGTGTCGCACGACCACTTCGACCACCTGTGCCGGAGCACCATCCGGGCGCTGGCGCAGCGGCGGGTGCCCTTCGTCACCGCGCTGGGCGTGGGGCGCCACCTGGAGTCCTTCGGCGTGGCGCCGGAACTCATCACCGAGCTGGACTGGTGGGAGGAGCACCGCGTGGGCCCGGCGGCCTTCCGCGCGACGCCCTCCCAGCACTTCTCCGGCCGTGGCCTGGGCGACCGCAACAAGACGCTGTGGGCGTCGTGGGTGCTCACCACGGACAAGCATCGGCTGTTCTTCAGCGGCGACACCGGCCTCACCACGGAGTTCGAGGAGATTGGCCGGCGATGCGGCCCCTTCGACCTGGTGATGCTGGAGGTGGGCGCGTTCCACCCGAGTTGGGGCGGCATCCACCTGGGCCCGGAGAACGCGCTCAAGGCGCACGCCATGCTGGGCGGCGGCACGCTGATGCCGGTGCACTGGGGCACCTTCAACCTGGCGCTGCACGCGTGGGACGAGCCCGTGGAGACGCTGGTGAAGCTGGCCACGGAGCAGCAGGTGCGCCTCTTCACGCCGGGCCTGGGCCGGAGCCTGGAGCCCTCGCGCGTGGAGGGTGTGACGCCGTGGTGGCGCGACGTGGGCGAGCCCCGCCTCGTGGCCCCGGCTGGCGCCGTGACGTGA
- a CDS encoding ELWxxDGT repeat protein, with the protein MGWRGGWVMSLLVVGVGCGGALPEELTEAELAQEPTSAPEVTAEGLCLPTAAGTQRVKRILPPSELGIPRFAMGPGSFVDFQGTLHFAVNDEDGRRGLWRSTGTDAGTTEVKGFPATAGTWTPLLSQLTATPAQLFFQAPDATHGAELWVSNGTTAGTRMVKDLTPGVEDSYLTHLTAAGSTLVFFKETYDATASATRYELWRSDGTDAGTVRVRDFGTGVDVSYLDAKQGNALQFFVRELQGATSLWRTDGTSAGTFQLKRLDAGPDTYPNDVRPTGAQTLFKLDEPSGLQELWKTDGTAGGTVRLASFGSTRGMRVLGALGTYAYVTTTSYSTQYMVIYRVPLTGGNPEPVVTLPNDYASQGEAFPYIDAVSQVPGGKKLYFAVAIGSNGPAPRDTQLWVTNGTAGGTTLLRRPLSLSDEYSSPVYAAADNLVFFSAYQVTDGIEPWVSNGTVAGTRRLKDIAAPAQGGSSYPREFFRLGSRVYFSAYDDTLNAQLWSTQLSNACVAPEDAQ; encoded by the coding sequence ATGGGTTGGCGTGGCGGGTGGGTGATGTCCTTGCTGGTGGTGGGGGTGGGCTGCGGCGGGGCGCTTCCCGAGGAACTGACGGAGGCGGAACTCGCACAGGAACCCACCTCGGCCCCAGAGGTGACAGCCGAGGGCCTCTGCCTTCCCACCGCCGCGGGCACCCAGCGGGTGAAACGCATCCTGCCTCCCTCGGAGCTGGGCATCCCGCGCTTCGCGATGGGGCCGGGCAGCTTCGTGGACTTCCAGGGGACGCTGCACTTCGCGGTGAACGACGAGGATGGCCGCCGCGGCCTGTGGCGGAGCACCGGCACGGACGCGGGCACCACGGAGGTGAAGGGCTTCCCGGCGACGGCGGGCACCTGGACGCCGCTGTTGTCGCAGCTCACCGCCACCCCGGCGCAGCTCTTCTTCCAGGCGCCGGACGCGACGCACGGCGCCGAGCTGTGGGTGAGCAACGGGACGACGGCCGGCACCCGGATGGTGAAGGACCTGACGCCGGGCGTGGAGGACTCGTACCTGACGCACCTGACGGCGGCCGGCTCCACGCTGGTCTTCTTCAAGGAGACGTACGACGCCACGGCGTCCGCCACGCGCTATGAGCTGTGGAGGTCGGACGGCACCGACGCGGGCACGGTGCGCGTGCGCGACTTCGGGACCGGCGTGGACGTGAGCTACCTGGACGCGAAGCAGGGCAACGCGCTGCAGTTCTTCGTGCGCGAGCTCCAGGGCGCCACCTCCCTGTGGCGGACGGACGGCACCTCCGCGGGCACCTTCCAGCTGAAGCGGCTGGACGCGGGCCCCGACACCTACCCGAACGACGTGCGCCCCACCGGCGCGCAAACCCTCTTCAAGCTGGATGAGCCGAGCGGCCTGCAGGAGCTGTGGAAGACGGACGGCACGGCGGGCGGCACGGTGCGGCTGGCGTCCTTCGGCTCCACGCGTGGGATGCGAGTGCTGGGCGCGCTGGGCACGTATGCGTACGTCACGACGACGTCCTACAGCACCCAGTACATGGTCATCTACCGGGTGCCCCTCACCGGCGGGAACCCGGAGCCCGTGGTCACCCTGCCCAATGACTACGCGTCGCAGGGCGAGGCGTTCCCATACATCGATGCCGTGAGCCAGGTGCCGGGGGGCAAGAAGCTGTACTTCGCCGTGGCCATTGGCAGCAACGGCCCCGCGCCGCGCGACACGCAGCTGTGGGTGACGAACGGCACCGCCGGGGGCACCACGCTGCTGCGCCGGCCGCTCAGCCTGTCGGACGAGTACAGCTCGCCGGTGTACGCGGCGGCGGACAACCTGGTCTTCTTCAGCGCCTATCAGGTCACCGACGGCATCGAACCCTGGGTGAGCAACGGCACGGTGGCCGGGACGCGCCGCCTCAAGGACATCGCCGCTCCGGCCCAGGGAGGCTCCTCCTATCCGCGCGAGTTCTTCCGCCTGGGCAGCCGCGTCTACTTCAGCGCCTACGACGACACGCTGAACGCGCAGCTCTGGTCCACCCAGCTCAGCAACGCCTGCGTGGCGCCGGAAGACGCACAGTAG